One window of uncultured Trichococcus sp. genomic DNA carries:
- a CDS encoding GNAT family N-acetyltransferase, with protein sequence MSIIIRKYNDNDLGSMSEIWNHVVKEGQYFPQENGLSMKEATAFFAEQTFSGVAEEDGAIVGLYILHPNNIGRCGHIANASYAVNADQRGKHIGEKLVLHSLEMAKESGFRIMQFNAVVANNKGAIHLYKKLGFKELGTIPGGFKMDDGSFVDIIPFYLELV encoded by the coding sequence ATGAGTATCATTATCCGGAAATATAATGACAATGATTTGGGGAGCATGTCCGAAATTTGGAATCACGTGGTCAAGGAAGGCCAGTATTTCCCCCAAGAAAACGGTTTGTCAATGAAGGAAGCAACAGCCTTTTTCGCGGAACAGACATTTTCCGGTGTTGCGGAAGAAGACGGTGCAATAGTTGGTTTGTATATTCTTCATCCCAACAATATCGGACGTTGCGGTCACATCGCGAATGCCTCTTACGCTGTTAATGCTGATCAAAGAGGGAAGCATATCGGCGAAAAACTTGTGCTTCATTCACTAGAGATGGCTAAGGAATCAGGGTTCCGCATCATGCAGTTCAATGCTGTAGTTGCCAACAACAAAGGAGCGATCCATCTTTATAAAAAGTTGGGCTTCAAAGAGTTGGGGACCATTCCGGGAGGCTTCAAAATGGATGACGGCAGTTTTGTGGATATCATTCCGTTTTATCTGGAGTTAGTTTGA
- the perR gene encoding peroxide-responsive transcriptional repressor PerR yields the protein MHHTIVNDSIEKMKNANIRITPQRYAILEYLVESKMHPTADDIYKALADRFPNMSAATVYNNLRLFVKIGFVKELAYGDASSRFDFSNTQHYHAICESCGKIVDLYYPVLDDVEMVAENLTGFQVSHHRMEVYGICPECQEKGVQKEDIDDGAETAGHHHHHH from the coding sequence ATGCACCATACAATCGTAAATGATTCAATCGAAAAAATGAAAAACGCAAATATCCGAATTACACCACAACGTTACGCGATTTTGGAATATTTGGTCGAGTCCAAGATGCATCCGACAGCAGATGATATCTACAAAGCATTGGCCGATCGTTTTCCGAATATGAGCGCAGCCACTGTTTACAACAACTTGAGACTTTTTGTGAAAATCGGATTTGTGAAGGAATTGGCTTATGGGGATGCTTCAAGCCGTTTTGACTTCAGCAACACGCAACATTACCACGCTATCTGCGAAAGTTGCGGAAAAATCGTCGACCTTTATTATCCGGTATTGGATGATGTGGAGATGGTTGCCGAGAATTTGACCGGTTTCCAAGTCAGCCATCACCGCATGGAAGTCTACGGCATCTGTCCTGAGTGCCAGGAAAAAGGGGTCCAAAAAGAAGATATCGATGATGGAGCGGAAACTGCCGGCCATCATCACCACCATCATTAA
- the proC gene encoding pyrroline-5-carboxylate reductase: protein MKKTIGFIGSGNMGGAIIGGLVGSALVAPNQVIVSSQDNESLQALKEQHGIRIAADNRQVAAEADILFLAVKPNVYNIVIDEVKAAIKENVVIVTIAAGKSLSDIEERFGRKVKVVRAMPNTPALVGEGMTGICANEVVNVAELTDVKNIFDSFGRSEMVSEYMMDAVTGVSGSSPALVFMFIESLADGAVRGGMPRQQAYKFAAQAVLGSAKMVLETGKHPGELKDMVCSPGGTTIEAVAELEKNGFRSAVISAVQTTIDKSIAMSNPKEN from the coding sequence ATGAAAAAAACAATCGGATTCATCGGCAGCGGGAATATGGGCGGAGCCATCATCGGCGGGCTTGTCGGTTCTGCGCTTGTCGCACCTAACCAAGTCATCGTTTCCAGCCAAGATAACGAAAGCCTGCAAGCACTGAAGGAGCAGCACGGCATCCGCATCGCGGCCGACAACAGACAGGTGGCAGCCGAAGCGGACATCCTCTTCTTGGCCGTCAAACCGAATGTCTACAACATCGTCATCGACGAAGTCAAAGCAGCCATCAAAGAGAACGTAGTCATCGTCACGATCGCAGCCGGAAAAAGCTTAAGCGATATCGAAGAACGCTTCGGCCGCAAAGTGAAAGTAGTCCGCGCCATGCCGAACACCCCTGCTTTGGTCGGCGAAGGCATGACCGGCATCTGCGCCAACGAAGTGGTGAACGTTGCAGAGTTGACGGATGTCAAAAACATCTTCGACAGCTTCGGCCGCAGCGAAATGGTTTCGGAATACATGATGGATGCGGTGACAGGCGTCAGCGGTTCATCCCCTGCCTTGGTATTCATGTTCATCGAATCTTTGGCGGACGGGGCCGTACGCGGCGGCATGCCTCGCCAACAGGCCTACAAATTTGCGGCACAGGCTGTCCTCGGTTCCGCAAAAATGGTGCTGGAAACTGGCAAACATCCAGGCGAACTTAAAGATATGGTCTGCTCTCCGGGCGGAACGACGATCGAAGCCGTTGCAGAATTGGAAAAAAACGGATTCCGCTCCGCTGTCATCTCGGCAGTCCAGACAACCATCGACAAATCCATCGCCATGAGCAACCCGAAAGAAAACTGA
- a CDS encoding glycoside hydrolase family 65 protein, translating into MKRLFDIDPWKIKTAVLDKEEKRLQESLTAIGNGYMGMRGNFEEGYSGDTHEGTYLAGIWYPDKTRVGWWKNGYPEYFGKVINAMNFIAVGILIDGEPLDLAKQPVADFHMELDMRRGVLNRSFICKSEGDAAEIKFTFQRFVSISQKELCLLRVTAEVLKGSADLEFHPRLDGNVTNEDANYEEMFWEEAGRTLDAPVSLSAKTIPNPFGVEQFTVTAAMSNRIYGLGQTGSNESGLLVEETFSGIVSAGEKAVLDKYVAVVTSRDIPDAEQAFIAKKMASEAAEAGYDLLLAEHEDAWEARWMKADVKITGDDEAQQGIRFNLFQLFSTYYGEDERLNIGPKGFTGEKYGGATYWDTEAYMVPMYLSVAEPKVIRQLLRYRHQQLPGAYHNARQQGLKGALYPMVTFTGIECHNEWEITFEEIHRNGAIAHAIHNYTNYTGDESYLVETGIDVLVGISRFWADRVHFSKRNQKYMIHGVTGPNEYENNVSNNYHTNNMATWTLQYTLDALKKASPEKWAEHGLTETETDHWQDIIARMYYPYDEELGVFVQHDTFLDKDLRPADTLDPSERPLNQHWSWDKILRSPFIKQADVLQSIYFLNDRYSMEEKRRNFDFYEPMTVHESSLSPSVHAVLAAELGKEEKAVELYARTARLDLDNYNNDTDDGLHITSMSGAWLAIVQGFAGMRVKEGFLHFKPFVPKNWQGYDFKINFRGSLLDVEVNEGEVILTVEEGPELAVYLYDELVQVKGSRRH; encoded by the coding sequence ATGAAAAGACTGTTTGATATCGATCCATGGAAAATAAAGACAGCTGTACTGGATAAAGAAGAGAAACGGCTGCAGGAAAGCCTGACCGCGATCGGCAATGGGTATATGGGGATGCGCGGAAATTTTGAGGAAGGCTACTCAGGCGATACCCATGAAGGGACCTACTTGGCGGGCATCTGGTATCCCGACAAAACGCGTGTGGGCTGGTGGAAGAACGGCTATCCGGAATACTTCGGCAAAGTCATCAACGCCATGAACTTCATTGCTGTCGGCATCCTCATCGATGGAGAACCGCTCGATTTGGCGAAGCAGCCTGTCGCGGATTTTCATATGGAATTGGACATGCGCCGAGGCGTATTGAACCGCAGCTTCATTTGTAAAAGCGAGGGAGATGCTGCAGAAATCAAGTTCACTTTCCAACGCTTCGTCAGCATCTCGCAGAAGGAACTTTGCCTTTTGCGGGTAACGGCAGAAGTGCTGAAAGGGTCCGCTGACCTGGAATTCCATCCGCGTCTGGACGGTAACGTGACGAACGAAGATGCGAATTACGAGGAGATGTTCTGGGAGGAGGCCGGCCGTACGCTGGATGCGCCAGTCAGCCTGAGTGCCAAAACGATTCCGAATCCGTTCGGTGTCGAGCAGTTCACGGTCACAGCAGCGATGAGCAACCGTATTTACGGATTGGGACAGACGGGCAGCAATGAAAGCGGGCTTTTAGTAGAAGAAACTTTTTCCGGGATCGTTTCCGCAGGCGAAAAGGCAGTCTTGGACAAGTACGTGGCCGTCGTCACCAGCCGGGACATTCCGGATGCCGAGCAGGCGTTCATCGCCAAGAAGATGGCCAGTGAAGCAGCTGAGGCAGGCTACGATCTTTTGCTCGCCGAACATGAAGATGCTTGGGAAGCGAGATGGATGAAAGCGGACGTGAAAATAACGGGCGATGATGAAGCGCAGCAGGGAATCCGCTTCAATCTTTTCCAACTGTTTTCTACTTATTATGGAGAGGATGAACGCTTGAATATCGGACCGAAAGGTTTCACAGGAGAAAAATACGGCGGCGCCACCTATTGGGATACGGAGGCATACATGGTGCCGATGTACCTTTCCGTGGCCGAACCGAAAGTGATCCGCCAATTGTTGCGCTATCGCCATCAGCAGTTGCCGGGTGCCTACCATAACGCGCGCCAGCAGGGGTTGAAAGGCGCATTGTATCCGATGGTCACTTTCACGGGAATCGAATGCCATAATGAGTGGGAAATCACTTTCGAAGAAATCCACCGCAACGGGGCAATCGCGCATGCCATCCATAATTACACAAATTATACTGGCGATGAAAGCTACCTAGTCGAGACGGGAATCGATGTCCTTGTCGGGATTTCCCGGTTCTGGGCGGATCGGGTCCATTTTTCCAAACGCAATCAAAAATACATGATCCATGGCGTGACCGGACCGAATGAATACGAAAACAACGTAAGCAATAATTACCACACCAATAATATGGCAACTTGGACGCTGCAGTACACGCTGGACGCGCTCAAGAAAGCATCCCCGGAGAAATGGGCAGAGCACGGCCTGACGGAAACGGAAACGGATCATTGGCAGGATATTATTGCGCGGATGTATTATCCGTATGATGAGGAACTGGGCGTTTTTGTCCAGCACGATACATTCCTGGATAAAGACCTTCGCCCGGCCGATACGCTGGATCCGAGCGAAAGGCCATTGAATCAGCACTGGTCTTGGGATAAAATCCTGCGCTCTCCGTTCATCAAACAAGCGGATGTCCTGCAGAGCATCTACTTCCTGAACGACCGCTACAGCATGGAAGAAAAGAGACGCAATTTTGATTTCTATGAACCGATGACTGTGCATGAATCTTCTTTGTCACCGTCTGTGCATGCTGTTTTGGCTGCGGAACTCGGCAAAGAAGAAAAAGCGGTCGAATTGTACGCGCGCACCGCAAGATTGGATCTGGACAACTACAATAATGACACGGATGACGGGCTCCACATCACTTCGATGAGCGGCGCCTGGTTGGCTATCGTCCAAGGCTTTGCCGGAATGCGCGTGAAAGAGGGCTTTCTGCACTTCAAACCTTTCGTTCCGAAAAATTGGCAAGGCTATGACTTTAAGATCAATTTCCGCGGCAGCCTGCTTGATGTGGAAGTGAATGAGGGAGAAGTGATCCTTACCGTTGAGGAAGGGCCGGAGCTTGCTGTGTACTTGTATGATGAATTGGTTCAGGTGAAGGGAAGCCGTCGTCATTAA
- a CDS encoding alpha-glucosidase: MGNVREWWHGLIVYQVYPMSFQDSNGDGVGDIRGVINRLDYIQNLGVNMIWLNPIFKSPKVDNGYDISDFLEIDPIFGTMAEIEELILEAHKRGIKVIFDFVMNHTSDQHPWFQEALKGKDNPYRDYYIWADGKNGGKDLPNNWESFFTGTVWEKEPSGDQYYFHLFAKEMPDLNWANPEVRRAMVDIAFFWLDKGVDGFRLDAFIHLQKEEGFPDVEGLEEGEIGLAENYYANLPKINEYMKFFTSTLRERYPDTFIVGEAASATVELARSYTDPVVGGCDTVITFRYFTMDEKSKDPRLSPNMQKTKLLYGAFKKNLREWQQVMADVGGPTLYWNNHDMARVVSRIGDDSKHRDNSAKMLAALMYLQKGIPFILNGEELGMKNLYLNDIKDFKSPEAQTFYKNALALGYSEEAVLYNLRESSKDASRGAMQWDQSAFAGFSTVAPWSGVNVEAEYNVAAEEADPDSILHFYRKVLDLKQTDLFVEGDYHLWDTHDDFYVYERVMDKQVGLVICNVTDQPKEFVLHPLEPHGYRQILLQNEGNWVEGETLYLAPYGAAVFQTVYNS; this comes from the coding sequence ATGGGCAATGTGCGTGAGTGGTGGCATGGATTGATTGTGTACCAGGTGTATCCGATGAGTTTCCAGGATTCCAACGGGGATGGTGTCGGTGACATCCGCGGCGTCATCAACCGGTTGGATTATATTCAAAATTTAGGCGTCAATATGATTTGGCTGAATCCGATCTTCAAATCGCCGAAAGTCGACAACGGGTATGACATTTCCGATTTTCTGGAGATCGATCCGATTTTCGGGACGATGGCTGAGATTGAAGAACTGATCCTCGAGGCGCACAAACGCGGCATCAAAGTCATCTTTGATTTTGTGATGAACCATACTTCGGACCAGCATCCGTGGTTCCAGGAAGCGTTGAAAGGGAAAGACAATCCGTACCGCGATTATTATATCTGGGCGGACGGCAAAAACGGCGGAAAAGATCTGCCGAACAATTGGGAATCCTTTTTCACTGGCACTGTCTGGGAAAAGGAACCATCCGGTGATCAGTATTATTTCCATCTGTTTGCGAAAGAGATGCCCGATCTGAATTGGGCCAATCCGGAAGTGCGGCGCGCGATGGTGGACATCGCCTTTTTCTGGCTCGATAAAGGTGTCGACGGGTTCCGTCTGGATGCTTTCATCCATCTGCAAAAGGAAGAAGGTTTTCCGGATGTGGAAGGGCTGGAGGAAGGGGAAATCGGGCTGGCTGAGAACTATTACGCCAATCTGCCGAAAATCAACGAGTACATGAAATTCTTCACCTCGACTCTGCGGGAACGCTATCCGGATACCTTCATCGTAGGGGAGGCAGCCTCGGCCACCGTCGAGCTGGCGCGTTCCTATACGGATCCGGTTGTCGGAGGTTGCGATACGGTCATCACTTTCCGTTATTTCACGATGGATGAAAAATCGAAAGACCCGCGCCTTTCCCCAAATATGCAGAAGACGAAACTGCTTTATGGCGCCTTCAAGAAAAATCTGCGGGAATGGCAGCAAGTCATGGCGGATGTCGGCGGTCCGACGCTCTATTGGAACAATCATGATATGGCTAGGGTCGTTTCCCGGATCGGAGACGACAGTAAGCACCGCGATAACAGCGCGAAAATGCTGGCGGCTCTGATGTATCTTCAGAAGGGCATCCCCTTCATCCTGAACGGGGAAGAACTTGGGATGAAGAACCTTTACCTGAACGACATCAAAGATTTCAAATCGCCGGAAGCGCAGACGTTCTATAAGAATGCGCTGGCGTTGGGGTACAGCGAAGAGGCGGTTCTCTACAATCTGCGGGAAAGTTCCAAGGATGCCAGCCGCGGTGCGATGCAATGGGATCAGTCGGCTTTTGCCGGTTTTTCGACGGTTGCCCCGTGGAGTGGCGTCAACGTCGAAGCGGAGTATAACGTAGCGGCGGAAGAAGCAGATCCCGATAGTATCCTGCATTTTTACCGGAAAGTATTGGATCTGAAGCAGACGGATCTGTTCGTCGAAGGCGACTATCATCTCTGGGATACGCACGATGACTTCTATGTCTATGAGCGCGTGATGGACAAACAGGTCGGTCTGGTCATCTGCAACGTCACGGACCAGCCGAAGGAATTCGTGCTTCATCCGTTGGAGCCCCATGGTTACCGCCAAATTCTGTTGCAGAATGAAGGGAACTGGGTGGAAGGGGAAACGCTGTATCTGGCGCCTTACGGGGCAGCTGTTTTCCAGACCGTTTACAATAGCTAA
- a CDS encoding IS30 family transposase, whose amino-acid sequence MATQKHLTLEDRYAIQHALEKRHSFRTIARSLDKDPTTISKEVRRHRQSRYYVGQGRIPNRCIHRQHCTITSLCANKKCRKASCSLCNQCNSVCADFEEELCPRLNQSPYVCNGCKTRDSCTLMKSFYKAQEAQQTYAQTLSDSRTGISLTEEELAYVDALVSPLIKQNQSIHHICVHNADRLQICERTLYTLVDRCYLKARNIDLVRKPRFRLRKKKVEKKIDKACRTGRTMVDYKRYMEEQEDVATVQMDTVEGRKGGKVLLTLHFTNCHLMLMYLRDRNTSQTVIDVFNKLEEDLGEAVFRKLFPVVLTDNGSEFSNPTALEANQRTKIFYCDANAPYQKGQIEKNHTLIRYALPKGTSFDGLTQEDVQLLACHINSYARQKLNDKSPAESFSFLYGADFLRNLGIELIPPHTINLSPSLFKKEGLSDGN is encoded by the coding sequence ATGGCAACACAGAAACATTTAACCCTTGAAGATCGTTACGCCATTCAACACGCACTCGAAAAACGCCACTCCTTCCGTACCATCGCCCGCTCCCTAGACAAAGACCCGACCACCATTTCCAAAGAAGTCAGACGGCATCGCCAGAGCAGATACTATGTGGGCCAGGGCCGCATCCCCAATCGCTGCATCCATCGCCAACACTGCACCATCACTAGCCTTTGCGCCAATAAGAAATGCCGGAAGGCATCCTGCAGCCTCTGCAATCAGTGCAACAGTGTCTGCGCCGACTTTGAGGAAGAACTTTGCCCGCGCCTCAATCAATCCCCGTATGTCTGCAACGGCTGCAAAACGAGGGATTCCTGTACCCTGATGAAGTCTTTCTATAAAGCACAGGAAGCCCAACAGACTTACGCACAGACTTTGTCTGATTCCCGTACAGGCATCAGCCTGACAGAAGAGGAGCTTGCGTATGTGGACGCGCTTGTGTCGCCACTGATCAAACAAAACCAATCGATTCATCACATTTGCGTACACAATGCCGACCGACTGCAGATTTGCGAAAGGACCCTCTACACGCTGGTTGACCGGTGCTACCTTAAAGCCAGAAACATTGATTTAGTGCGTAAACCACGTTTCCGGTTGCGCAAGAAGAAGGTCGAAAAGAAAATCGACAAAGCTTGCCGTACTGGCCGAACGATGGTGGATTACAAACGGTACATGGAAGAACAGGAAGACGTTGCGACTGTCCAAATGGACACCGTAGAAGGCAGAAAAGGAGGGAAAGTTCTCCTCACCCTCCACTTCACGAACTGCCACCTGATGTTGATGTACCTGCGTGACCGCAACACGTCCCAGACTGTCATCGATGTTTTTAATAAGTTGGAGGAAGACTTAGGCGAAGCGGTCTTCCGCAAGTTGTTTCCGGTTGTCCTAACGGACAATGGCAGCGAGTTTTCAAACCCCACAGCCCTGGAAGCCAACCAACGGACAAAAATTTTCTACTGTGATGCCAACGCCCCTTATCAAAAGGGGCAGATTGAGAAGAACCATACCTTAATCCGGTACGCCTTGCCTAAAGGAACCAGCTTTGATGGGCTCACGCAAGAGGATGTCCAACTGTTGGCCTGTCATATCAATTCCTACGCAAGACAAAAGCTAAACGACAAATCCCCTGCGGAGTCGTTTAGCTTCCTTTACGGAGCTGATTTCCTCCGTAACTTGGGTATAGAACTAATCCCACCTCATACAATAAACCTATCCCCCTCGCTATTCAAGAAAGAAGGTTTGTCAGATGGCAACTAA
- a CDS encoding alpha-amylase family glycosyl hydrolase has translation MAKDTFLNLRNEIIYCIYVRNHTPEGTFNAIIPDLPRIKGLGADIIWFMPIHPIGETKRKGLEGSPYAIKDYRAVNPAYGTMDDFKALAAAIRDLGMKVMIDVVYNHTSPDSRLVEQHPEWFYRRPNGEMGNKVGEWYDIVDLDYSHPELWDYQIETLKQWATIVDGFRCDVASLVPVDFWVRARKEVAEVKTGVVWLAESVHPSFLRMNRDRGNIGHSDSELYEAFDITYDYDVHDFQQAYFWGEISLKNYLDVLLFQDGIYPVNYVKLRFLENHDHPRIRSKVEDIGRLRNWTAFTYFQKGTLLLFGGQETATAHLPDLFEKDPIAWTHDEDLTPLLQRLQRFKREAAVREGSYDLTAATGSETVIGHYRHGNERLTGIFCLDGKAANIAVDLPDGDYRNLLDDQEYQVREGLLETRSEPILIKSYGEALLTEV, from the coding sequence ATGGCGAAAGACACATTCTTGAACTTGCGGAATGAAATCATCTATTGCATTTATGTGCGTAACCACACACCTGAAGGGACTTTTAACGCCATCATCCCTGATCTGCCACGGATCAAGGGGCTGGGGGCCGACATCATCTGGTTCATGCCGATCCATCCCATCGGCGAAACGAAGCGCAAAGGATTGGAGGGCAGCCCCTATGCCATCAAAGATTACCGCGCCGTCAATCCTGCCTACGGAACGATGGACGACTTCAAAGCGCTGGCCGCCGCAATCCGCGATCTGGGCATGAAGGTGATGATCGATGTCGTCTACAACCACACTTCGCCGGATTCGCGGCTTGTCGAACAGCATCCGGAGTGGTTTTACCGCAGGCCGAACGGCGAAATGGGCAATAAAGTCGGCGAGTGGTACGACATCGTCGACTTGGACTACAGCCATCCGGAATTGTGGGATTATCAGATTGAAACATTGAAGCAATGGGCAACAATCGTGGATGGCTTCCGTTGCGATGTGGCGAGTCTCGTACCTGTGGACTTTTGGGTGCGCGCCAGAAAGGAAGTCGCGGAAGTCAAAACAGGTGTTGTCTGGTTGGCCGAATCGGTCCATCCTAGTTTTCTGAGGATGAATAGGGATCGCGGCAATATCGGCCATTCCGACAGCGAATTGTATGAAGCCTTCGACATCACCTACGACTATGATGTGCACGATTTTCAACAAGCTTACTTTTGGGGAGAAATCAGCCTCAAAAATTATCTGGATGTCCTTTTGTTCCAGGACGGCATCTACCCCGTGAACTATGTCAAACTGCGTTTCCTGGAAAACCATGATCATCCGCGCATCCGCTCAAAAGTCGAAGACATCGGCAGGCTGCGGAATTGGACTGCCTTTACCTACTTCCAGAAAGGGACCCTGCTGCTCTTCGGTGGACAGGAGACCGCGACGGCGCATCTGCCGGATCTGTTCGAAAAGGATCCGATTGCGTGGACTCATGATGAGGATCTGACGCCTTTGCTGCAGCGGCTGCAACGTTTCAAAAGGGAAGCGGCAGTTCGGGAGGGGAGTTATGACCTGACGGCAGCCACCGGATCGGAGACGGTGATCGGCCATTACCGGCACGGAAATGAAAGGCTGACAGGCATCTTCTGCCTGGACGGGAAAGCGGCCAACATCGCCGTCGATTTGCCTGACGGTGATTACCGGAATCTGCTGGATGACCAAGAGTACCAAGTCCGTGAAGGGTTGCTGGAAACCCGAAGCGAGCCGATCCTGATCAAGAGCTACGGCGAGGCACTGCTGACAGAAGTCTAA
- a CDS encoding MerR family transcriptional regulator, producing MNISEAAKITGLTAATLRYYESEGLIPPVTRKNGGIRVYQQDDLGWIDFIKCMRSAGMSIESLIEYTTLFRNGEQSDEARKNILIRERDQLIAKQKEINETIEKLNHKIQSFEGTLKDSEESLPH from the coding sequence ATGAATATATCTGAAGCTGCAAAAATTACTGGGCTCACTGCTGCAACGCTGCGTTATTATGAAAGCGAGGGCCTGATTCCGCCGGTCACCCGCAAAAATGGCGGTATCCGGGTTTATCAACAGGACGATCTTGGTTGGATCGATTTCATCAAGTGCATGCGCAGTGCCGGGATGTCGATCGAGTCGCTGATCGAATATACGACCTTGTTCAGAAATGGGGAGCAGTCGGATGAAGCGCGCAAAAATATTTTGATCAGGGAAAGAGATCAACTGATTGCCAAACAGAAGGAAATCAATGAGACAATTGAAAAGTTGAATCACAAAATTCAGAGTTTTGAGGGTACACTGAAAGATTCCGAAGAGAGCCTGCCCCATTGA
- a CDS encoding 1-deoxy-D-xylulose-5-phosphate synthase, with amino-acid sequence MHTLQTTIIDKVNSPADVKTLNIVEMEQLAGEIRSLVLNKVSQVSGHVGPNLGIAELTIAFHHVFDSPKDKIVWDVSHQSYPHKILTGRKHGFVDKENFHSVTGYTSQHESEHDFFTVGHTSTSISLAVGMAKARDLKKETGNVVALIGDGSLSGGLAFEGLNNAAELGSNLILIVNDNEMSIDENFGGLYRSLAELRATNGEAANNPFKALGFEYRYVEEGNDLAKMIETFREIKDIGHPLVLHVHTEKGHGYEKATQEKTNYHWRSPFNLETGESLRKSAGESYNSIIMDHLIKKVDEDEVKLAAINAAIPGMFGLNAFKAAHPEHYFDVGIAEGHSITFAAGLASQGVKPVVFHSSTFLQRAYDQLSHDLGINELPAVLIISGGAISSGAVTHLGLFDIPLIKSIPNFNYLAPTSKEELLAMLDWALKQEKGPIAIRLPNGPVVSRENALADFQSPTYEILREGKKVAILALGSFLGLGEQVADQMKAETGEDITLINPRSITGLNADTLKGLEANHDLIVTLEDGSLAGGFGEQIASFYGASAVKVLNFGAKKEFTDNVPLETLYEQFHLTPELIVKDILDTLA; translated from the coding sequence TTGCATACACTACAAACAACAATCATAGACAAAGTGAACAGCCCCGCAGACGTGAAGACACTGAACATCGTTGAGATGGAACAATTGGCTGGAGAAATCAGGTCTCTTGTATTGAACAAAGTCAGCCAGGTCAGCGGCCACGTAGGTCCGAATCTGGGCATCGCCGAATTGACGATCGCTTTCCATCATGTTTTCGATTCGCCAAAGGATAAGATTGTCTGGGATGTTTCCCATCAGTCCTACCCTCACAAAATTCTGACCGGACGCAAACACGGCTTCGTCGACAAAGAAAACTTTCATTCCGTCACAGGCTACACTTCCCAACACGAAAGCGAACACGACTTCTTCACGGTGGGGCATACTTCCACCTCCATCAGTCTCGCTGTCGGCATGGCTAAAGCAAGGGATCTGAAGAAGGAAACAGGAAATGTCGTTGCCTTGATCGGGGATGGTTCCCTGAGCGGTGGGCTGGCCTTCGAAGGTCTGAACAACGCTGCAGAATTGGGGTCCAATCTTATTCTCATCGTCAACGACAATGAAATGTCGATCGATGAGAATTTCGGCGGCCTCTACCGTTCCTTGGCCGAGCTGCGCGCGACAAATGGGGAAGCAGCCAACAATCCTTTCAAAGCACTGGGCTTCGAATACCGCTACGTCGAGGAAGGAAACGATTTGGCGAAAATGATCGAAACCTTCCGCGAAATCAAGGACATTGGCCATCCACTTGTGCTCCATGTCCACACCGAAAAGGGGCACGGCTACGAAAAAGCCACTCAGGAAAAAACGAACTACCATTGGCGTTCACCTTTCAACCTGGAAACAGGCGAAAGCTTGAGAAAGTCTGCCGGGGAATCGTACAATTCCATCATCATGGATCATCTGATCAAAAAGGTCGACGAGGATGAAGTGAAACTGGCTGCAATCAATGCGGCCATTCCAGGCATGTTCGGTCTGAATGCATTCAAAGCCGCACATCCGGAACACTATTTCGATGTCGGCATCGCCGAAGGGCACTCGATTACGTTTGCGGCCGGACTGGCTTCCCAAGGCGTCAAACCGGTTGTCTTCCACTCGAGCACCTTCCTGCAGCGAGCCTATGACCAATTGTCGCATGATCTGGGCATCAACGAATTGCCGGCAGTCCTGATCATCAGCGGCGGAGCTATCTCCAGCGGTGCAGTGACGCATCTCGGTCTGTTCGATATTCCATTGATAAAAAGTATCCCTAATTTCAACTATCTTGCGCCGACCAGCAAGGAAGAACTGCTTGCGATGCTGGATTGGGCTCTAAAACAGGAAAAAGGACCGATTGCGATACGATTGCCGAATGGACCGGTCGTCTCCAGAGAGAATGCTTTGGCCGACTTCCAATCGCCAACCTATGAAATACTCCGTGAAGGCAAAAAAGTGGCAATCCTGGCGTTAGGTTCTTTCCTTGGTCTCGGCGAACAAGTCGCTGATCAGATGAAAGCCGAGACAGGCGAAGATATCACCCTGATCAATCCGCGCTCCATCACCGGTTTGAATGCAGATACGCTGAAGGGACTGGAAGCAAACCATGACCTGATCGTCACGCTCGAGGACGGTTCATTGGCTGGCGGCTTCGGAGAACAGATTGCTTCCTTCTATGGGGCCTCAGCTGTCAAAGTTTTGAACTTCGGCGCGAAAAAAGAATTTACGGACAATGTTCCGCTCGAAACGCTTTATGAGCAGTTCCATCTGACTCCTGAATTGATCGTAAAAGACATCTTGGACACATTGGCATAA